GTGTAGTAGACAATCAAGCATACATATAGATCATATTAAATTACTATTTTCATTCTTAACGGAATTATATGCATGCACCCAATTTGACTCAGActatttgaaaaaaatatatatatatttaaatgttttttgacTCAGACTCTTGATTTGTTTGACGGTTGTTATGGCGGTTGCTAAGGACTCTGCTGAATCGGGAGGTCGACTCTCCACCACTTACATAGAGGCCAGGGAAATCTCAGCGGTAAGTTTGCCTCCAAAAAGGGACAAAGGGACAATATGATGTAGctaagctagctagttaactaaaTGTGAAATTAAGAATGTGATGTTTATATTGAACGTGTTTCAAATGTCATTATTTGGTAAATTCATGGCTACTGGTTGCTATTATTATATGACTGGTTGTTTGTGGTTGGTTAGCTTAGCTCTCTGATTTCTTAATGTTGCCAACAACTAGGCTTGCCAGTTTTGCTCCCTCTGATTAGCCTGCAGCCTCCTCATGAAAATCAGAGGACATTTATGCAACTGTAAATGTATACAGTAAACTTAGCTACTGTACTTTTTTTGCCAGGAAATAGAAGCTTTCACCGTGGAGTCGCTATGCCATCAAAACGTGCAAGGCTTCTTCGGAGGCCTTTGCCCCCTAAAAAGAATCCCCCCATTGTGAAATCACTTCCTTCGCCTATACTTTCAGGTAGGTTACAGGGATTGTAATACAGGGATTGCCCTATTGCCTGGGACAAGTGAATTGAGCAGTCCCGCAAGTTCAGCCGGCTCGGGGGTTGCCCCATTGGACGATACAAAAAAGTGAAACTGAAAAGTCATTCCAGCAGCTTAAAACTGATCTTTCTGCCCAGTTGACAATTCTAGGGAGAGGGAACGTATTTGTAATGTTACCCCCAATGTTCCCCTAATGTttgagtgtccagttttctgtTAGTTAGGGGAACAGCATTCTATCTATGTTAGCAAAAAACTTCTTAGAACCTTTTTAGAATGTTTTGGTGTTAAAGTTAAGAGAATGTTCCTTTAATGTCAAGCAGAACTTATCTAGAACTTGGTTacaatgttctcagaatatacactgaacaaaaatctaaaagcaacatgcaacaatttcagattttactgagttagagttCATATACGCCCCTAATCTAGCGATTTCAGATGCTTGGGAATACGGATATGTatgtgttggtcacagatactttttatcagaaaaccagtcagtgtctggtgtgaccacgatttgcctcatgcagcgcaacaaatttccttcgcatagagttgatcaggctgttgattgtggaatgtggaatgttgtcccacttctcttcaatgtCTATGCGAATTTGTTGAATATTGGCggaactggaacactctgtcatacacgtcgatccagagcatcacaaacatgctcaatgggtgatatgtctggtgagtatgcaggccatggaagaactgggacattttcagctaccaggaattgtgtacagatccttgcgacatggggctgtgcattatcatgctgaaacatgaggtaattgtggtggatgaatggcacgacaatggcccTCAGGATCTTGTGATGGTATATCTGTGCATTGAAATTggcatcaataaaatgcaattgtgttcgttgtccgtagcttatgcctgcccatacaataaccccaccgccaccatggggcactctgttcacgacgttgacatcagaaaaccgctcgcccacacaactgcccagtacagttgaaaccgagaTTAATCCATGAAgaccacacttctccagcgtgccagaggccatcgaaggtgagcatttgcccactgaagtcggttacgacgcccaACTGCAGTCAGgtaaagaccctggtgaggatgacaagcacgcagatgagcttccttgagacggtttctgacagtttgtgcagacattcttcggttgtgcaattcaacagtttcatcagctgtccggtggctggtctcagatgatcccgcaggtcaagaagccggatgtagaggtcctgggttggcgtggttacacatggtctgcggttgacGCCTGTTGGAtgtgctgccaaattctctaaaatgacattggaggcggcttatgcgagagaaataaacattaaattatctgttaacagctctagtggacattcctgcagtcacctCACATTTTAGAGtcgccttttattgtccccagcacaacatTTAAGAGAAATTTGCTTTTTGTgcgtgtggaacatttctgggatcttttatttcagcctatgaaacatggtaccaacactttacatgttgcgtttatatatttgtttatttatatatttgttcagtatacaacATTAATGTTCTTGATGCCTTTTATggaacgttgcaagaacattcatgtgCCCAGTTTTTTTCAGGGTAGAAGAATATTTCATCAacgtcccaccaaacatacacaggacatggttgccatgttctcagaatatacaatattaatgttctagacacgttttaTGAGAAAATTGCAAGAACATTCCAAAAGGCAGACAATTTATGTCAGTCGGGCAAATTGAGCCTCCTCTGAGAACAACCAAAATACAAAGAATTACAGAACTGATCTTTCTTATTTCTCCCCAATGTGTAGGTGAAAGGAAGGCAATATATGACACTTATGCATGTACAATTACTGCTTATAACTTATTACCCATTTGTTCACATTACTTTatgttaataaaatatttcagttgtgtaaaTCACATTTGTTTTCACTGCTGCCAATGctttctgacaaaatcactattttgtagttcttcaaagtaaataaggcatacttttatgtctgctgaataccaactattaaTCAcatagatcatgtattttcaggtagagataccttgcGAACAACAACTGCTCTCAATATCCCCTCAcaattgtgcatttgtaaaagaaacacagactGGACAAGCAGATGCACAATGGATTATGGtaattgtagttaattaccacgttttatGAGCTAAACTATGGAGAATATTGGCCTGTTCGAAACTACAACTCCGTacaacatcacacagttcaggctggatcggATTTATCTCTAGAGAGACTGCAATGTgtgcattgagctcacagaataaaaatgaatgaaatggaattcaaataattgaattgttggtcaattagttgtttaaaaaatgaaaaataacaaaaatgttggTCAGCACTATCTACGTTTGATCCAACTGTTAAAGTGCCATGGGAAACTTGCATTTGTTTCTTCCAGGTACAATCATAGACTCATTGCCCTCAACAGAGAGAAGGGATCTGAAGGACAGTGCCACCGGGCGGAGTGAGTCAAGCTGCCACATGCTTCCTCTTTGGGACTATGACCCTGCAGCCTTTAGGGTGGCTCCCACTCCTCTGACCTCGGTCCCATCCATGCTAATACCTGAAATAATTGAGGGATTCCCCTGTAAACCTCCACGCACTCTCCCCAAAATCCCCCTCCTCGACCTCCTCAAGACAGACCCCAGATACATCCCCTTTCCCCCTAGTTTTAGCTTCAATGACTTTCTGCGGGACCCTAATGGCGGCTGTGGGGCTCAGTCACTAGAGGGCCTGAAGAAAGTGGCACTGTCTCGCTGCAACTACAGGAAGCTGGTTGGGCTTTTCCTGATGGAGCTGCACAAAGGGCAGCAGACTGAGGTGTCCAAGCAGCTGATGTCCACTGAGAAATTGCCAGAGGCCAAGAGCAGGATCCCACAGAAGCAAATCATATGCGGTACATACTGCATATAATATGTTAAAAGATTACCTACCATTGTAGTAGGCTATAATCCAGATTGTGGTGTGTTCATTATGCACCAGTACTAGTGTATTATTTAGTGAGTATTGTGTGACAAGGATGCTTGCTTGTGTAAGTTACAGAGGTGTACTGTTTCTTCATGCGTATTGTGTGTGTTGTTAGCATTTGTTGTGTGTTATCTGATAAGAGCTGGCAGCATTGATCCGTATGGAGGTGCAAACTCAGATGATGTGTCGGCGGAGCTGTTTGGGAGATGGGACCTGTAGGTCTGAACAGAAGTCTGTGGAGATATGGGTACCCCCAGGGGAAAGACAAGCTGTTCAGAAGCAGGGAAATCTATACCTAGGCAAGAACATGTTTGCCTTCTAACTTACTATAACAAAACTAACACTATTGAGTTGTTTGTACAAAGCCAAGTTCTGTTTTTCTTGtagcaaataaatacatttttccttTGACCAGGAACGGAGGTGATCCTGAACTCTGTGACTACCAAGCACTTCCAGGGCTCTCGGCGGACCCACTCCCCGTTCAGGCACTCTGGAGAGGGCATCAACCCATCTGAGCTGGCCATACTGGACTGTCTGACAGAGGGGGGCAAGGCACTCACCCTGAAGGTGCTGTGTGTTGCTtactgtgttgtgtgtttgtgtgggtgtgtgtgtgtcaaattcTACAAGTCTCTTGTTTGCCAATTATTTATGTATCATTTTCTTATTGTTTTATCATTTATTCCTTATGTATTGAAAACATTTGTTCTCAGACTCTTTGCAGCATTACTGAGAGCGACAGAAACACAGACATCACTTATTCTGACTAACATTAAAAGGAAATGAAACGACTGTCTCAAATTTAGCATAACAGGAAGTTGAAGAGGAATATGCAAGCTAGAGCTTCCCTTTTTCTCTGAACCTTGACTGTGTGTTTGATTTACTGTGTGTTTTCTCAGGCCCACTTCATTGCCCTGCTTCCTGATCTGACTCCTCTGGCCCAGAGCCTGCTCTACCTCAACCTATCCTTCAATGACTTCACTATCTTCCCAGTGGAGGTGAGATGCCTTATGAACTGAGGCAAACCATGAGCATGGGGTCGTTTTAGAGCAGTGATCATCAACTAGATATTTGACTAAAAcgaataatttcaaaccttgcttacatttgtatgcgatcacatacagtatatctctctATTATGTTTCAGAATACTTtgaaacagatttccaaaattaaaatcacgtggagctgatttgctggtgttgtTACAGTCTttgcaacaataaaataaaaaaataaaatgctcCGAAAagttggggggccaaataaaatcccCCGTGGGCCAAATTAGGCCCGcaggccgccagttggggaaccctgttttAGAGCCTATTTATCTGAAAAGGGGGTTCTGAGCATGTTGCAAAATGTCATTGCAATTCCATGGCAAGACAACTTCCCAatatatcttctctctctctctttaaacaGGTGTATGAGCTCACACAGTTGGAGGTGCTGAAGATGAGAGACAACCCCATAGAGGAGATTCCTACCGGCATCCACAGACTCACCAGGCTCAAAATCTTTGTCATCTCCTTCTGCAAGATCACCTCCCTGCCGTCAGAGTAAGCCACAAGGGGGCGCTACAGGGTTGGGAACTTGTTAtaccacagtgttataaacctacACTGCTGTTAGAAGTCTCTGTCGGTCTCCCAGTTCTGAGTCCTGTGCTGTTGGTCCTACCTACAGGCTGTACCAGCTGCCCACCCTGCAGTTTCTAGATGTATCCTACAACCTTCTCTCATCCCTAACAAATGACATCAGAAAACTCAGGTACAGTCTAGAGTAGGCAGTAAGTCTGCAAAGACCATGATGTGGAGCTTTTTCCAAGGTCTTATATTGTATGGGGGTAACtcacctaccaccaccacctttGTAAAGTACCCACTTTGTGTTATTATTTAAATATAACAGAACACCTCTGTCTGCAGGACTCTGGAGTACCTGAATGTGGAGGGGAACCAGCTGCCTGGCCTGCCCTGTGGGGCCCTGCGCCTCTCCCTCACCCAGCTCAGGATCTCCAACAACTACATGCACCCCTACTTTTGGAAGAGCTGCAGCTGGAACTCTCCCCAGGATCTGCAACACTCAGCCACTATgaccctctctctcacagacacctGTCTGCGCTACGCCAGCCTTCCCCCTGAGGCACAGATGGCCCTTAACAGGTAGCCTATTTACATGACCCTGATCAGATTCAACTAAATAAATACACAGTATAAAGGATGAactccatgtttgtttgttttaaggTAAAAGAGATGACTGTTTcattgatggtgtgtgtgttttttttgtgtccccagggtgggtgtgtgtgactgctgtagGGGTCCTATGTACGGACCTGGACTCAAGGTAATCCGTCCCTGCTACAATATCTTCGGACTACACAGGGTGCCCTTCATCTTCTATGCCTGCACCCCAGCATGCCACTGGAACTTCAAGATCCAGACCAAGAGTCTCTCCAGTCTTCTGTATGGAGAAGACACAACTCACAATAGTGAACAACTAACATGACTATGAAGGAACCAATACTGAGGCTACTGTATCTTGTCCTTAATAGCCAAAGACCTCTGAATATCTATCTCATCAGCTCTACTAATCTTGTGC
The genomic region above belongs to Oncorhynchus mykiss isolate Arlee chromosome 3, USDA_OmykA_1.1, whole genome shotgun sequence and contains:
- the LOC110520339 gene encoding uncharacterized protein LOC110520339, which produces MPSKRARLLRRPLPPKKNPPIVKSLPSPILSGTIIDSLPSTERRDLKDSATGRSESSCHMLPLWDYDPAAFRVAPTPLTSVPSMLIPEIIEGFPCKPPRTLPKIPLLDLLKTDPRYIPFPPSFSFNDFLRDPNGGCGAQSLEGLKKVALSRCNYRKLVGLFLMELHKGQQTEVSKQLMSTEKLPEAKSRIPQKQIICELAALIRMEVQTQMMCRRSCLGDGTCRSEQKSVEIWVPPGERQAVQKQGNLYLGTEVILNSVTTKHFQGSRRTHSPFRHSGEGINPSELAILDCLTEGGKALTLKAHFIALLPDLTPLAQSLLYLNLSFNDFTIFPVEVYELTQLEVLKMRDNPIEEIPTGIHRLTRLKIFVISFCKITSLPSELYQLPTLQFLDVSYNLLSSLTNDIRKLRTLEYLNVEGNQLPGLPCGALRLSLTQLRISNNYMHPYFWKSCSWNSPQDLQHSATMTLSLTDTCLRYASLPPEAQMALNRVGVCDCCRGPMYGPGLKVIRPCYNIFGLHRVPFIFYACTPACHWNFKIQTKSLSSLLYGEDTTHNSEQLT